The Corallococcus caeni genome includes a region encoding these proteins:
- a CDS encoding ABC transporter ATP-binding protein, with protein sequence MSRPLPAVRVESPGEGGLRVRGLAKRFGERTAVEDLTFDVRPGEVFGLLGPNGAGKTTTVRMLTGLLQPSGGDAEVWGHSVTRDGESLRKVVGLLTEQPGLYDRLTARENLRFFMKLHELDESVAWPRAKHYLDRFGLGGREDDPCGGFSKGMRQKLAIVRTLVHDPRVIFLDEPTSGLDPESARTVRDAVAELASEGRTIVLCSHNLAEVERLCERVAVVRRRLLALGPVRELRRAGQALDVRVEGDAERFLPALAALPFTPNVLVEGGRLRVMVADEAQAPDVVACLVGAGARVHSVVPAQRPLEEVYLDLLREEET encoded by the coding sequence GTGAGCCGCCCCCTGCCCGCCGTTCGCGTGGAGTCCCCCGGGGAGGGAGGCCTGCGCGTGCGCGGGCTGGCGAAGCGCTTTGGCGAGCGCACCGCCGTGGAGGACCTCACCTTCGACGTGCGGCCCGGTGAGGTGTTCGGCCTGCTGGGCCCCAACGGCGCGGGCAAGACGACGACGGTGCGCATGCTGACGGGGCTGCTCCAGCCCTCCGGCGGCGACGCGGAGGTGTGGGGCCACTCCGTCACGCGCGACGGCGAGTCGCTGCGCAAGGTGGTGGGCCTGCTCACCGAACAGCCCGGGCTCTACGACCGGCTCACCGCCCGGGAGAACCTGCGCTTCTTCATGAAGCTGCACGAACTGGACGAGTCCGTCGCGTGGCCCCGCGCGAAGCACTACCTCGACCGCTTCGGGCTGGGCGGCCGCGAGGACGACCCGTGCGGCGGCTTCAGCAAGGGCATGCGCCAGAAGCTGGCCATCGTGCGCACGCTGGTGCACGACCCGCGCGTCATCTTCCTGGACGAGCCCACCAGCGGCCTGGACCCCGAGTCCGCGCGCACCGTGCGCGACGCGGTGGCGGAGCTGGCCTCCGAGGGGCGCACCATCGTCCTGTGCTCGCACAACCTGGCGGAGGTGGAGCGGCTGTGCGAGCGCGTGGCCGTCGTGCGCCGCCGCCTGCTGGCGCTGGGCCCGGTGCGTGAGTTGCGCCGCGCGGGGCAGGCGCTGGACGTGCGCGTGGAGGGCGACGCGGAACGCTTCCTGCCCGCGCTGGCGGCGCTGCCGTTCACGCCCAACGTGCTGGTGGAGGGCGGCCGCCTGCGGGTGATGGTGGCGGACGAGGCGCAGGCGCCGGACGTGGTGGCGTGCCTGGTGGGCGCGGGCGCGCGCGTGCACAGCGTGGTGCCCGCGCAGCGGCCGCTGGAAGAGGTGTACCTGGACCTGCTTCGGGAAGAGGAGACGTGA
- a CDS encoding SPFH domain-containing protein, with the protein MGIFDSIKGEAQRNFIARADSAKGEIVYKYPEKNVRMKTQLTVDADEVALFVKDGKVEGKLGPGRHTLDTNNIPFLSRLLEGFTGGNMFMAEIFFVSNREHTGVKFGGPIGDVRDPETGLGIGTMVYGDFSIRVTEPEKLVVGLVGMGRASNEEFLGWFKGQVLKVTRDRTAELLVKKKWPLLDVTSGAYVEEMEQEILAGLKPHVDSYGLTIVRMGNFVVSIKPEDEITLKKLSKDVAYSRLAGGFQQYAQGQAMLGASEGMAKGGGGSDGAMQGMGMGMGFGMAQMFANQQNQQQQQRPAEPAQAAAPADTRSPAQRLKEIKELKDAGVLSDEEYNAKRAELMKLL; encoded by the coding sequence ATGGGGATCTTCGACAGCATCAAGGGCGAGGCGCAGCGGAACTTCATCGCCCGCGCGGACAGCGCGAAGGGCGAGATCGTCTACAAGTATCCGGAGAAGAACGTCCGGATGAAGACGCAGCTCACCGTGGACGCGGATGAGGTGGCGCTGTTCGTCAAGGACGGCAAGGTGGAGGGGAAGCTGGGGCCCGGCCGCCACACGCTGGACACCAACAACATCCCGTTCCTGTCGCGCCTGCTGGAGGGCTTCACCGGCGGCAACATGTTCATGGCGGAGATCTTCTTCGTCTCCAACCGCGAGCACACGGGCGTGAAGTTCGGCGGCCCCATCGGTGACGTGCGCGACCCGGAGACGGGCCTGGGCATCGGCACCATGGTGTACGGCGACTTCTCCATCCGCGTGACGGAGCCGGAGAAGCTCGTGGTGGGCCTGGTCGGCATGGGCCGCGCCTCCAACGAGGAGTTCCTGGGCTGGTTCAAGGGCCAGGTGCTCAAGGTGACGCGCGACCGCACCGCCGAGCTGCTGGTGAAGAAGAAGTGGCCGCTGCTGGACGTGACGAGCGGCGCCTACGTGGAGGAGATGGAGCAGGAGATCCTCGCTGGCCTCAAGCCGCACGTGGACTCCTACGGCCTCACCATCGTCCGCATGGGCAACTTCGTCGTCAGCATCAAGCCCGAGGACGAAATCACCCTGAAGAAGCTGTCCAAGGACGTCGCGTACTCGCGGCTGGCCGGCGGCTTCCAGCAGTACGCGCAAGGCCAGGCGATGCTCGGCGCGTCCGAGGGCATGGCCAAGGGCGGTGGCGGCTCCGACGGCGCCATGCAGGGCATGGGCATGGGCATGGGGTTCGGCATGGCGCAGATGTTCGCCAACCAGCAGAACCAGCAGCAGCAGCAGCGCCCCGCGGAGCCCGCGCAGGCGGCCGCTCCGGCGGACACGCGCAGCCCGGCGCAGCGGCTCAAGGAGATCAAGGAGCTGAAGGACGCGGGCGTGCTCTCCGACGAGGAGTACAACGCCAAGCGCGCGGAGTTGATGAAGCTGCTGTAG
- a CDS encoding ABC transporter permease subunit has protein sequence MAFRPRRALAVFWKDSLDLRKNVGLLLSMAVLPLVMVTVPIGVVWTYVRQPDHSDLRTVALFYDPTLPLGASAARFLIDKSLTDWFGMFLVMPVFIPILIASQSVAGEKERRTLEPLLASPVSAAELVAGKSLAALVPAVMMTWFAFALFCVGVDWVAWPLVGAPLMPNALWGFGVFVLAPLFAFFGNGVAVLISARVSEARMAQQLSALVVLPLVGLVGGQVAGVLKAGLGYYAIQGAVVLVLDLVLLGASIRLLDRERLVSRWG, from the coding sequence ATGGCCTTCCGGCCGCGACGCGCGTTGGCGGTGTTCTGGAAGGACTCGCTGGACCTGCGCAAGAACGTGGGCCTGCTCCTGTCCATGGCGGTGCTGCCGCTGGTGATGGTGACGGTGCCCATCGGCGTGGTGTGGACGTACGTGCGGCAGCCGGACCACTCCGACCTGCGCACGGTGGCCCTCTTCTACGACCCCACGCTGCCCCTGGGCGCGAGCGCGGCGCGCTTCCTCATCGACAAGTCGCTCACCGACTGGTTCGGCATGTTCCTGGTGATGCCCGTCTTCATCCCCATCCTCATCGCGTCCCAGAGCGTGGCGGGGGAGAAGGAGCGGCGCACGCTGGAGCCGCTGCTCGCGTCGCCCGTGTCCGCGGCGGAGCTGGTGGCGGGCAAGAGCCTGGCCGCGCTGGTGCCCGCGGTGATGATGACCTGGTTCGCCTTCGCCCTGTTCTGCGTGGGCGTGGACTGGGTGGCGTGGCCGCTGGTGGGCGCGCCGCTGATGCCCAACGCGCTGTGGGGCTTCGGCGTGTTCGTGCTCGCGCCGCTGTTCGCCTTCTTCGGCAACGGCGTCGCGGTGCTCATCTCCGCCCGGGTGAGCGAGGCGCGCATGGCGCAGCAGTTGTCCGCGCTGGTGGTGCTGCCGCTGGTGGGCCTGGTGGGCGGGCAGGTGGCGGGCGTGCTCAAGGCGGGCCTGGGCTACTACGCCATCCAGGGAGCCGTCGTGCTGGTGCTGGACCTCGTCCTCTTGGGGGCCAGCATCCGGCTCCTGGACCGGGAACGTCTGGTCAGCCGCTGGGGTTGA